The Mycobacteriales bacterium genome includes a region encoding these proteins:
- a CDS encoding MBL fold metallo-hydrolase, translated as MQLTILGCSGTFPGPTSPCSSYLFEAEGYRLLVDVGNGATGSLQACCDLLDIDAIVVSHLHGDHYLDLINYTYVRRYHPRGTPPPLPVYGPPGIRHHIDSAFGGGADDLLDTAYAFTELHDHRTELGPFTVDFLQMEHPVETYGMRITDGGGLIAYSADTGATDRLVDVARDADLFLCEASYLDGDDNPPGVHLTGREAGTYAARADARRLLLTHLVPWGDVSRTMGEAHAAYDGDVTLATTHAMFQI; from the coding sequence GTGCAGCTGACCATCCTCGGCTGCTCCGGCACCTTTCCGGGTCCGACCTCGCCCTGTTCGTCGTACCTGTTCGAGGCCGAGGGCTACCGGCTGCTCGTCGACGTCGGCAACGGCGCCACCGGGTCCCTGCAGGCCTGCTGCGACCTGCTCGACATCGACGCGATCGTGGTCAGCCACCTGCACGGCGACCACTACCTCGACCTGATCAACTACACCTACGTCCGCCGCTACCACCCGCGGGGAACGCCGCCGCCGCTGCCGGTCTACGGCCCGCCCGGCATCCGGCACCACATCGACAGCGCGTTCGGCGGGGGCGCCGACGACCTGCTCGACACGGCCTACGCGTTCACCGAGCTGCACGACCACCGCACCGAGCTCGGCCCGTTCACCGTCGACTTCCTGCAGATGGAGCACCCGGTCGAGACCTACGGGATGCGCATCACCGACGGCGGCGGCCTGATCGCCTACTCCGCCGACACCGGCGCGACCGACCGGCTGGTCGACGTGGCCCGCGACGCCGACCTGTTCCTCTGCGAGGCCAGCTACCTCGACGGTGACGACAACCCGCCGGGTGTCCACCTCACCGGCCGCGAGGCCGGCACCTACGCGGCCCGCGCCGACGCGCGGCGGCTCTTGCTGACCCACCTGGTGCCGTGGGGCGACGTCTCGCGCACCATGGGGGAGGCGCATGCGGCCTACGACGGTGACGTCACGCTCGCCACGACCCACGCGATGTTCCAGATCTAG
- a CDS encoding RNA methyltransferase, translating into MQRVDDPADPRVADYVSLTDVALRRRLEPAEGLFIAEGVQVVERALRASYRLRSALVSSKAVDLLRPLLAGADVPVFVADPDVIRLVAGFHVHRGVLASFARKPLLSVDQVLSSARRVVVLEDTNNPTNLGAVARSAAALGMDALLLSPECADPLYRRAVRVSMGEVFALRYARVDVWPEGLAALRDHGFRLLALTPDPQAAPIGAVELGDRVAVLLGAEGPGLSAGAMARCDERVRIPMAPGVDSLNVAAAAAIAFHVVGRGEEPRHE; encoded by the coding sequence GTGCAGCGCGTCGACGATCCTGCCGATCCGCGTGTCGCCGACTACGTGTCGCTGACCGACGTCGCGCTGCGGCGCCGCCTCGAGCCGGCCGAGGGGTTGTTCATCGCCGAGGGCGTGCAGGTCGTCGAGCGCGCACTGCGCGCGAGCTACCGGTTGCGGTCGGCGCTCGTCAGCAGCAAGGCGGTCGACCTGCTGCGCCCGCTGCTCGCCGGCGCGGACGTGCCGGTCTTCGTGGCCGACCCCGACGTGATCCGCCTGGTGGCCGGCTTCCACGTCCACCGTGGCGTGCTGGCGTCGTTCGCCCGCAAGCCGCTGCTTTCGGTCGACCAGGTCCTGAGCAGTGCGCGGCGGGTCGTGGTGCTCGAGGACACGAACAACCCGACGAACCTCGGCGCGGTGGCCCGCAGCGCTGCTGCACTCGGGATGGACGCATTGCTGCTCAGCCCGGAGTGCGCCGACCCGCTCTACCGCCGGGCGGTCCGGGTGTCGATGGGCGAGGTCTTCGCCCTGCGCTACGCCCGCGTCGACGTCTGGCCGGAGGGGCTCGCGGCCCTGCGCGACCACGGCTTCCGGCTGCTCGCGCTCACCCCCGACCCGCAGGCGGCACCGATCGGTGCGGTCGAGCTCGGTGACCGCGTCGCCGTCCTCCTGGGGGCCGAGGGGCCGGGGTTGTCCGCCGGGGCCATGGCGCGCTGCGACGAGCGCGTGCGCATCCCGATGGCGCCGGGCGTCGACTCGCTCAACGTCGCGGCGGCGGCCGCCATCGCGTTCCACGTCGTCGGTCGTGGGGAGGAGCCCCGCCATGAGTGA
- a CDS encoding DUF2017 domain-containing protein translates to MSNRFRRTRAGIEAKFGAAEAAALRRLFTELVDLLDDGDPASASADPLERLFAESKERSRPDDPVLARLLPDAYADDEAASSEYRRLTEGDLRAGKVAAASAALASLQLADDGRVRLDGEGAQAWLSALNDLRLSLGTRFEVTEDLHEEVERMPSDDPRLPGLSAYLWLGWLQETLVQAVAGW, encoded by the coding sequence GTGAGCAACCGCTTCCGGCGCACCCGCGCCGGCATCGAGGCGAAGTTCGGCGCGGCAGAGGCGGCGGCGCTGCGCCGCCTGTTCACCGAGCTCGTGGACCTGCTCGACGACGGCGACCCCGCTTCCGCCAGCGCCGACCCGCTGGAGCGGCTGTTCGCCGAGAGCAAGGAGCGCAGCCGGCCCGACGACCCGGTGCTGGCCCGGCTGCTGCCCGACGCCTACGCCGACGACGAGGCGGCGTCGAGCGAGTACCGCCGGCTGACCGAGGGCGACCTGCGGGCCGGCAAGGTCGCCGCCGCCAGCGCGGCCCTGGCCAGCCTGCAGCTCGCCGACGACGGTCGGGTCCGCCTCGACGGCGAGGGCGCGCAGGCCTGGCTCTCGGCGCTCAACGACCTGCGACTGTCGCTCGGCACGCGGTTCGAGGTCACCGAGGACCTGCACGAGGAGGTCGAGCGGATGCCGTCCGACGACCCGCGGCTGCCCGGCCTGTCGGCGTACCTCTGGCTCGGCTGGTTGCAGGAGACGCTCGTGCAGGCGGTCGCCGGCTGGTAG
- the rph gene encoding ribonuclease PH, with amino-acid sequence MPRPDDRRPDSLREVGITRDWLDHAEGSVLVEFGRTRVLCAASVTEGVPRWRKGSGLGWITAEYAMLPRSTHTRSDRESVRGKIGGRTHEISRLVGRSLRACLDLKALGENTIMLDCDVLQADGGTRTAAITGAYVALADAVDWLRGRGRLTADPLTASVAAVSVGIVDGEPRLDLCYEEDVRAETDMNVVCTGDGRFVEVQGTAEGEPFTRRLFGELLDLAVAGCEELTRLQADALALPRRHGRPQPTGM; translated from the coding sequence ATGCCGCGTCCGGACGACCGCCGTCCCGACAGCCTGCGCGAGGTGGGCATCACCCGCGACTGGCTCGACCACGCCGAAGGCTCGGTGCTGGTGGAGTTCGGCCGCACCCGGGTGCTGTGCGCCGCGAGCGTCACCGAGGGCGTGCCGCGCTGGCGCAAGGGCAGCGGCCTCGGCTGGATCACCGCGGAGTACGCGATGCTGCCGCGGTCCACCCACACCCGCAGCGACCGCGAGTCGGTGCGGGGCAAGATCGGCGGCCGCACCCACGAGATCTCCCGGCTGGTCGGCCGCAGCCTGCGCGCCTGCCTCGACCTCAAGGCGCTCGGCGAGAACACGATCATGCTCGACTGCGACGTGCTGCAGGCCGACGGCGGCACCCGCACCGCGGCGATCACGGGTGCCTACGTCGCGCTCGCCGACGCGGTCGACTGGCTGCGCGGCCGGGGCCGGCTGACGGCCGACCCGCTGACGGCGTCCGTGGCCGCCGTCAGCGTCGGCATCGTCGACGGCGAGCCGCGTCTCGACCTCTGCTACGAGGAGGACGTGCGCGCCGAGACCGACATGAACGTCGTCTGCACCGGCGACGGCCGGTTCGTCGAGGTGCAGGGCACTGCCGAGGGCGAGCCGTTCACCCGCCGGCTGTTCGGCGAGCTGCTCGACCTGGCCGTCGCCGGCTGCGAGGAGCTGACCCGGCTGCAGGCCGACGCGTTGGCGCTGCCGCGGCGGCACGGCCGCCCCCAGCCGACCGGCATGTGA
- a CDS encoding cysteine synthase: MARYDSLLDALGNTPLVGLPNLSPSADVRLWAKLEDRNPTGSIKDRPAFYMVEQAEKEGRLTPGCTVLEPTSGNTGISLAMVCKLKGYRLICVMPENTSIERRQLLEMYGVEIISSPAAGGSNEAVAVAKRLAEEQPDWVMLYQYGNPANAQAHYETTGPEILADLPTITHFVGGLGTSGTLMGVGRYLKEHAPGCRIVAAEPRYGDLVYGLRNVDEGFVPELYDASVLDTRYSVESGDALRRTRELVEKEGIFAGISTGAILHAAIGQAERAVRDGVRADVAFTVCDGGWKYLSTGAYSGTLEQATERLEGQLWA; this comes from the coding sequence ATGGCCCGCTACGACTCGCTGCTCGACGCGCTCGGGAACACACCGCTCGTCGGCCTGCCCAACCTCTCGCCGTCGGCCGACGTCCGGCTGTGGGCCAAGCTCGAGGACCGCAACCCGACCGGCTCGATCAAGGACCGGCCGGCGTTCTACATGGTCGAGCAGGCCGAGAAGGAGGGCCGGCTCACCCCCGGCTGCACGGTGCTCGAGCCCACCTCGGGCAACACCGGCATCTCGCTGGCGATGGTCTGCAAGCTCAAGGGCTACCGGCTGATCTGCGTCATGCCGGAGAACACCTCGATCGAGCGCCGGCAGCTGCTCGAGATGTACGGCGTGGAGATCATCTCCTCGCCCGCCGCGGGTGGCTCCAACGAGGCCGTCGCCGTCGCCAAGCGGCTCGCCGAGGAGCAGCCCGACTGGGTGATGCTCTACCAGTACGGCAACCCCGCCAACGCTCAGGCGCACTACGAGACGACCGGCCCCGAGATCCTCGCCGACCTGCCGACGATCACGCACTTCGTCGGCGGGCTCGGCACGTCGGGCACGCTGATGGGGGTCGGGCGCTACCTGAAGGAGCACGCGCCGGGCTGCCGGATCGTCGCCGCCGAGCCCCGTTACGGCGACCTGGTCTACGGGCTGCGCAACGTCGACGAGGGGTTCGTCCCCGAGCTCTACGACGCGAGCGTGCTCGACACCCGCTACTCCGTCGAGTCGGGCGACGCGTTGCGCCGCACCCGCGAGCTGGTCGAGAAGGAGGGCATCTTCGCGGGCATCTCGACCGGCGCGATCCTGCACGCCGCGATCGGTCAGGCCGAGCGGGCGGTGCGCGACGGGGTGCGGGCCGACGTCGCGTTCACCGTCTGCGACGGCGGGTGGAAGTACCTCTCGACCGGGGCCTACAGCGGAACACTCGAGCAAGCCACGGAACGTCTCGAAGGTCAACTGTGGGCCTGA
- a CDS encoding AMP-binding protein, whose product MPEIPTAELAPLLRVAQAGRLLTAAGLVAPVRPDRLLRMGLALAHWGLTPAAAYAAAAARCPDRVAIVDDRGSLTFAEVHRRSNAVAHGLAGLGIRSGDAVAILARNSAQLVLAQVAAAKLGADVVYLNTGFGAPQLAAVLREEHVALVIADEEFHDLVGEAAPARPLVHAWRDGGRRPDAPLGLDDLARGDDSDPPPPRRTGRHVLLTSGTTGTPKGAARDLPASAAALEPLVALLSAIPLRARETTVVASPMFHAWGFAHLAFGQLLESTLVTSRRFDPERTLALVEEHRAEVLAAVPVMLARMLALPPEQRHDLSSLRVVALSGSALPVELGRRWIETYGANLYDLYGSTEVAYASVATPQDMREAPGSVGRPLAGVQVRIVDDGGRDVPPGETGRIFVGNALSFSGYTGGTDKQRLDGLVASGDVGRIDADGRLWIEGRDDDMIVSGGENVFPGEVEELLRTHPAVADVAVVGVPDEEFGQRLVAHVVRRDDVTVDALRAHVKASLANYKVPREVRFLDELPRNETGKVLKRVLRES is encoded by the coding sequence GTGCCGGAGATCCCGACCGCCGAACTCGCGCCCTTGCTGCGGGTCGCCCAGGCCGGCCGGCTGCTGACCGCGGCCGGTCTGGTGGCGCCGGTGCGCCCCGACCGGTTGCTGCGCATGGGCCTGGCACTGGCCCACTGGGGGCTGACCCCGGCGGCCGCCTACGCCGCGGCGGCCGCCCGCTGCCCCGACCGGGTCGCCATCGTCGACGACCGCGGCAGCCTGACCTTCGCCGAGGTGCACCGGCGCAGCAACGCGGTCGCGCACGGCCTGGCCGGCTTGGGCATCCGCAGCGGTGACGCCGTCGCGATCCTCGCCCGCAACTCCGCGCAGCTCGTCCTCGCGCAGGTGGCGGCCGCCAAGCTCGGCGCCGACGTGGTCTACCTCAACACCGGATTCGGCGCCCCCCAGCTCGCCGCCGTGCTGCGCGAGGAGCACGTCGCGCTGGTCATCGCCGACGAGGAGTTCCACGACCTGGTCGGCGAGGCCGCTCCGGCGCGTCCCCTCGTGCACGCCTGGCGCGACGGAGGCCGTCGCCCGGATGCCCCGTTGGGGCTCGACGACCTCGCGCGCGGCGACGACAGCGACCCGCCGCCGCCGCGCCGTACCGGCCGGCACGTGCTGCTGACCAGCGGTACGACGGGCACGCCGAAGGGCGCCGCCCGGGACCTGCCGGCCAGTGCCGCGGCGCTCGAGCCGCTCGTCGCGCTGCTGTCGGCGATCCCGCTGCGGGCGCGCGAGACGACGGTGGTCGCCTCGCCGATGTTTCACGCCTGGGGCTTCGCGCACCTGGCGTTCGGCCAGCTGCTCGAGTCGACGCTGGTGACCAGCCGCCGCTTCGACCCGGAGCGGACCCTCGCCCTCGTCGAGGAGCACCGGGCGGAGGTCCTGGCCGCCGTCCCGGTGATGCTGGCGCGGATGCTCGCGCTGCCGCCGGAGCAGCGTCACGACCTCTCGTCGCTGCGGGTGGTTGCGCTCTCCGGCTCGGCGCTCCCGGTCGAGCTCGGCCGCCGCTGGATCGAGACCTATGGCGCGAACCTCTACGACCTCTACGGGTCCACAGAGGTCGCCTACGCCAGCGTGGCGACGCCGCAGGACATGCGAGAGGCACCCGGATCGGTCGGCCGCCCGCTCGCCGGCGTGCAGGTGCGGATCGTCGACGACGGGGGGCGCGACGTCCCACCGGGCGAGACGGGTCGCATCTTCGTCGGCAACGCCCTCTCGTTCTCCGGCTACACCGGCGGGACGGACAAGCAGCGGCTCGACGGCCTGGTCGCCTCCGGTGACGTCGGCCGCATCGACGCCGACGGGCGGCTGTGGATCGAGGGCCGCGACGACGACATGATCGTCTCCGGCGGCGAGAACGTCTTTCCCGGCGAGGTCGAAGAGCTGCTGCGCACCCACCCCGCCGTCGCCGACGTCGCCGTCGTCGGCGTGCCGGACGAGGAGTTCGGCCAGCGCCTCGTCGCGCACGTCGTACGCCGGGACGACGTCACCGTCGATGCGCTGCGTGCGCACGTGAAGGCGTCGCTGGCCAACTACAAGGTGCCGCGCGAGGTCCGGTTCCTCGACGAGCTGCCGCGCAACGAGACCGGCAAGGTGCTCAAGCGGGTGCTTCGGGAGAGCTGA
- a CDS encoding nicotinate phosphoribosyltransferase, with amino-acid sequence MLAAALRSGVADHRAVFEVFARSLPGRRRYGVLAGIGRLAEDLARFRFDDDALDFLRSAGVVDGPTCEWLARYRFTGSIDCYAEGEAYFPGSPVLVVEGTFGEAVLLETLVLSVLNADSAIASAAARMVCAAGGRTCIEMGSRRTHEQAAVAAARAAYVAGFTATSNLAAGARFGVPTTGTSAHAFTLVHADERAAFTAQVETLGAGTTLLVDTFDVEQGIRTAVEVAGPGLGAIRLDSGDLLAEARRARELLDSLGAHETKIVVTSDLDEHAIAALAAAPVDSYGVGTSVVTGAGVPTAGFVYKLVARSLTPDGPCEPVAKKSVGKASVGGRKWAARRLDPNGRAVGEVVYAGAAPGARRDERPLHVPLVRDGDVLEVASVVEAREHWARVRRELPDEALKLSPGDPALAAEFEHVSSPEAPA; translated from the coding sequence ATGCTGGCCGCGGCACTGCGCAGCGGCGTGGCCGACCACCGTGCGGTGTTCGAGGTCTTCGCCCGCTCGCTGCCGGGCCGGCGCCGCTACGGGGTGCTGGCCGGGATCGGACGGCTCGCCGAGGACCTGGCGCGGTTCCGCTTCGACGACGACGCACTCGACTTCCTGCGCTCGGCCGGAGTCGTCGACGGCCCGACCTGCGAGTGGCTCGCGCGTTACCGGTTCACCGGCTCGATCGACTGCTACGCCGAGGGCGAGGCCTACTTCCCGGGCTCTCCGGTGCTGGTGGTGGAGGGCACCTTCGGCGAGGCGGTGCTGCTCGAGACGCTGGTGCTGTCGGTGCTCAACGCCGACAGCGCGATCGCGTCGGCGGCCGCCCGGATGGTCTGCGCCGCGGGCGGGCGCACGTGCATCGAGATGGGCTCCCGCCGCACGCACGAGCAGGCGGCGGTGGCGGCCGCGCGGGCGGCGTACGTCGCCGGGTTCACCGCCACGTCGAACCTCGCGGCGGGTGCGCGCTTCGGTGTCCCGACGACCGGCACCAGCGCGCACGCGTTCACGCTGGTGCACGCCGACGAGCGAGCGGCGTTCACCGCCCAGGTCGAGACCCTGGGGGCCGGCACCACGCTGCTCGTCGACACCTTCGACGTGGAGCAGGGCATCCGCACCGCGGTGGAGGTCGCCGGGCCGGGGCTCGGCGCGATCCGGCTGGACAGCGGCGACCTGCTCGCCGAGGCCAGGCGGGCCCGCGAGCTGCTCGACTCGCTCGGCGCCCACGAGACGAAGATCGTCGTGACCAGTGACCTCGACGAGCATGCGATCGCCGCGCTGGCCGCCGCGCCGGTCGACTCCTACGGCGTCGGTACTTCGGTGGTGACCGGCGCCGGTGTGCCGACGGCGGGGTTCGTCTACAAGCTGGTCGCGCGGTCGCTGACCCCCGATGGCCCGTGCGAGCCGGTGGCGAAGAAGTCGGTCGGCAAGGCGTCGGTGGGCGGGCGGAAGTGGGCCGCGCGCCGCCTCGACCCCAACGGCCGAGCGGTCGGTGAGGTGGTCTACGCCGGCGCCGCACCCGGGGCGCGCCGCGACGAGCGCCCGCTGCACGTGCCGCTGGTGCGCGACGGCGACGTGCTCGAGGTGGCGAGCGTGGTCGAGGCGCGCGAGCACTGGGCGCGGGTGCGCCGGGAGCTGCCCGACGAGGCGCTCAAGCTGTCACCGGGAGACCCGGCGCTGGCGGCGGAGTTCGAGCACGTCAGCTCTCCCGAAGCACCCGCTTGA
- a CDS encoding aldose 1-epimerase family protein: MSEITVLPQLGPVAPTGRQYALRHGDLRATVVEVGGALRELTVGGRPRLDGYAEHEPVIGARGQSLIPWPNRLRDGTYEWDGDRHQVPLTEPDTHNAIHGLVRWAGWTASEHSDTAVTMRHRLYPQPGWPFALDLEIAYTLDDAGITVTTSARNLGTVACPYGTGAHPYLSVGESHVDGCRLRVAADRYIPTDDRGLPVGVEPVEGTAYDFREPRLIGDTSVDVAFTGVRRDADGRLRTRLVAPDGTTATLWQDESYPYVEIFTGDTLPASKRRTGVGVEPMTMPPNGLGSGTDVIRLEPGATHRAQWGIEP; this comes from the coding sequence ATGAGTGAGATCACCGTGCTCCCGCAGCTCGGCCCCGTGGCCCCGACCGGGCGGCAGTACGCCCTGCGCCACGGCGACCTCCGGGCGACCGTCGTCGAGGTCGGCGGGGCGCTGCGGGAGCTCACCGTCGGCGGCCGCCCGCGTCTGGACGGCTACGCCGAGCACGAGCCGGTCATCGGCGCCCGCGGCCAGTCGCTCATCCCGTGGCCCAACCGGCTGCGCGACGGCACCTACGAGTGGGACGGCGACCGGCACCAGGTGCCGCTGACCGAGCCCGACACGCACAACGCGATCCACGGCCTCGTGCGCTGGGCCGGCTGGACCGCGAGCGAGCACAGCGACACCGCCGTGACCATGCGGCACCGGCTCTACCCCCAGCCGGGCTGGCCGTTCGCGCTCGACCTGGAGATCGCTTACACACTGGACGACGCCGGGATCACCGTCACCACGTCCGCGCGCAACCTCGGGACCGTCGCCTGCCCCTACGGCACCGGCGCCCATCCCTACCTCAGCGTCGGCGAGAGCCACGTCGACGGTTGCCGCCTGCGGGTGGCCGCCGACCGCTACATCCCGACCGACGATCGCGGCCTCCCGGTCGGGGTCGAGCCGGTCGAGGGCACGGCCTACGACTTCCGCGAGCCGCGGCTGATCGGCGACACCTCGGTCGACGTCGCCTTCACCGGCGTACGCCGCGACGCCGACGGCCGGCTGCGCACGCGGCTCGTCGCGCCCGACGGCACCACCGCGACCTTGTGGCAGGACGAGAGCTACCCCTACGTCGAGATCTTCACCGGCGACACGCTGCCCGCGAGCAAGCGGCGCACCGGTGTCGGGGTCGAGCCGATGACGATGCCGCCCAACGGGCTCGGCAGCGGCACCGACGTCATCCGGCTCGAGCCCGGCGCGACCCATCGCGCGCAGTGGGGGATCGAGCCCTAA
- a CDS encoding M67 family metallopeptidase encodes MLVISRGIYDAIVAHARRDHPDEACGVVAGPAGSDRPVRFVEMLNAERSPTFYRFDPQEQLRVWREMDDRDEEPVVIYHSHTATEPYPSRTDISYAAEPGVHWVLVSTRDPDREELRSFRIVDGQVTEEDVQVVPAYDGTPESATA; translated from the coding sequence GTGCTGGTGATCTCCCGCGGCATCTACGACGCGATCGTCGCGCATGCCCGCCGCGACCATCCCGACGAGGCGTGCGGCGTGGTCGCCGGCCCGGCGGGCAGCGACCGTCCGGTCCGGTTCGTGGAGATGCTCAACGCGGAGCGGTCGCCGACGTTCTATCGCTTCGACCCGCAGGAGCAGCTGCGGGTCTGGCGCGAGATGGACGACCGCGACGAGGAGCCGGTCGTCATCTACCACTCGCACACCGCGACCGAGCCCTACCCGTCGCGCACCGACATCTCCTACGCCGCCGAGCCGGGCGTCCACTGGGTGCTCGTCTCGACCCGCGACCCCGACCGGGAGGAGCTCCGGTCCTTCCGCATCGTCGACGGGCAGGTCACCGAGGAGGACGTGCAGGTCGTCCCCGCCTACGACGGCACACCGGAATCAGCGACCGCCTGA
- a CDS encoding ATP-binding protein: MHAETSLPCDPSSVRVARQFVTAELAEAGFPDTAFAATLLVSELITNAVLHAGTEIRLVIDGGGDHIRIAVHDGSDRAVRRRRHSLDAATGRGLMMVDQLAVDWGVEKTPPGKAVWFTLPTSGEAIAGAEPDLDMFLAFDESLG, from the coding sequence GTGCATGCGGAGACGTCGCTGCCCTGCGACCCGTCCAGTGTGCGCGTCGCACGCCAGTTCGTCACCGCCGAGCTCGCCGAAGCGGGTTTCCCTGACACCGCCTTCGCGGCCACGCTCCTGGTCAGCGAGCTGATCACCAACGCCGTCCTGCACGCCGGCACCGAGATCAGGCTGGTCATCGACGGCGGCGGCGACCACATCCGCATCGCCGTCCACGACGGCAGCGACCGCGCTGTCCGGCGCCGGCGGCACAGCCTCGACGCGGCCACCGGCCGCGGGCTGATGATGGTCGACCAGCTGGCCGTCGACTGGGGCGTCGAGAAGACCCCGCCCGGCAAGGCGGTGTGGTTCACGCTGCCGACGAGTGGCGAGGCGATCGCCGGCGCGGAGCCCGACCTCGACATGTTCCTCGCGTTCGACGAGTCGCTCGGCTGA
- a CDS encoding MoaD/ThiS family protein, protein MAIEVRIPTILRTYTGGEKTVEAKGDTLGALIDDLDARHDGIKGRLIGDDGKLNRFVNIYLNDEDVRFLGGLETALSDGDSVTILPAVAGG, encoded by the coding sequence ATGGCCATCGAGGTCCGCATCCCGACGATCCTTCGCACCTACACCGGCGGAGAGAAGACCGTCGAGGCGAAGGGCGACACGTTGGGCGCCCTCATCGACGACCTCGACGCGCGCCACGACGGCATCAAGGGCCGGCTGATCGGCGATGACGGCAAGCTCAACCGGTTCGTCAACATCTACCTGAACGACGAGGACGTCCGCTTCCTCGGTGGGCTCGAAACCGCGCTGTCCGACGGCGACTCGGTGACGATCCTCCCGGCGGTGGCCGGCGGCTGA
- the clpS gene encoding ATP-dependent Clp protease adapter ClpS yields the protein MAGMGQGGTIAPERVDAPDEVVERDRPWLTIVWNDPINLMSYVTWVFQQVFGYSREKATKLMLDVHHKGKAVVSSGTREQMEADVARLHAHGLWATLQQDK from the coding sequence GTGGCAGGCATGGGTCAGGGCGGCACCATCGCCCCCGAGCGCGTCGACGCACCCGACGAGGTCGTCGAGCGGGACCGGCCGTGGCTGACGATCGTGTGGAACGACCCGATCAACCTCATGTCCTACGTGACCTGGGTGTTCCAGCAGGTGTTCGGCTACAGCCGGGAGAAAGCGACCAAGCTCATGCTCGACGTGCACCACAAAGGCAAGGCGGTGGTCTCCTCCGGCACCCGCGAGCAGATGGAGGCGGACGTGGCCCGGCTGCACGCGCACGGCCTCTGGGCGACGCTGCAGCAAGACAAGTGA
- the murI gene encoding glutamate racemase, giving the protein MDAPIGIFDSGVGGLTVARAILDQLPHEPVVYVGDNARGPYGPRPLAQVRQFALEVMDGLVDQGVKMLVIACNSASSASLRDARERYDIPVVEVIYPAVRRAVAATRNGKVGVIGTVATITSRSYDDAFAAAPQVELTSVPCPRFVEFVERGDTWNDELLSVAEGYLGPIVDAGCDTLVLGCTHYPLLTGVIAYVVGDTVSLVSSAEETAKDVYRELARAGLFRDEKLPPPVHRFLATGDPEGFARLGRRFLGPEIGAVDRTAPLLAVAEGSVAVGRS; this is encoded by the coding sequence GTGGATGCGCCGATCGGGATCTTCGACTCCGGCGTCGGCGGCCTGACCGTCGCGCGGGCGATCCTCGACCAGCTTCCGCACGAGCCGGTCGTCTACGTCGGCGACAACGCCCGCGGCCCCTACGGCCCGCGGCCGCTCGCGCAGGTGCGGCAGTTCGCACTCGAGGTGATGGACGGCCTCGTCGACCAGGGCGTGAAGATGCTGGTCATCGCGTGCAACTCGGCGTCGAGCGCCTCGCTGCGCGACGCGCGGGAGCGTTACGACATCCCGGTGGTCGAGGTCATCTACCCCGCCGTACGCCGGGCCGTCGCGGCCACCCGCAACGGCAAGGTCGGCGTCATCGGCACGGTCGCCACCATCACCAGCCGCTCCTACGACGACGCGTTCGCCGCCGCACCGCAGGTCGAGCTGACCAGCGTCCCGTGCCCGCGTTTCGTCGAGTTCGTCGAGCGCGGCGACACGTGGAACGACGAGCTGCTCTCGGTCGCCGAGGGTTACCTCGGGCCGATCGTCGATGCGGGCTGCGACACGCTCGTGCTCGGCTGCACCCACTACCCGCTGCTCACCGGCGTCATCGCCTACGTCGTCGGCGACACGGTCAGCCTGGTCTCCAGCGCCGAGGAGACCGCCAAGGACGTCTACCGGGAGCTGGCCCGCGCGGGTCTCTTTCGCGACGAGAAGCTGCCACCTCCCGTGCACCGGTTCCTCGCCACCGGCGACCCGGAGGGCTTCGCCCGCCTGGGGCGGCGCTTCCTCGGCCCGGAGATCGGCGCCGTCGACCGCACCGCGCCGCTGCTCGCCGTCGCCGAGGGCTCCGTCGCCGTGGGGCGTAGCTGA